GCGAACACGCTATGCAGTGGGGTTTGGAAACGGATTCCATAACTTTCACCAGTTGCTCTTAAGTTGTGCTGAGATTTCTGGTACAACTTCATGAGTTCACACAGCTCAGCGTGTTGCACACTCCAGAGTTCCGCTCCCTGTAGTAACTGCTCCATGTTCTTCTTAAGTTTGGTATTTTCTTCTTGAACATGATGGGATCCAGACTCTGCTTTTTCCTTATTTAGATGAGTTTTATTAACGGCTCTTCCTTCTTCTGAAGGATTTACCGCATCCCTTGCCAAACCTTGTACACTGTCGTCCGAGCTCTGGTTTTCCAATATCATCATCTGTTTCTTCGCACTCTGTTCTTTGAAAAGCAGCCTTTTCAATAGCACTTTATTTATCTTATCGAGTCCTCTGACTTTTTCTTTAAGTTCTGACAGTTCCTCAGCGATATCAGTTTCCTCAGAAGATTCTTTTGTTTCTGCAATCTTCTTTTCATGACATTTCATGTTTTGAAGAgcctctttaatttcttttaataatttttcacaCTTCTTTGTAGCCTGTTGTTTAGTCTCTCGATGGCAACTATGACTTAAGGAAAAGTGAGAAGTGCAGGAGACAGGGGGAAGTGATTCTATTTCAAGTAAGGCAATGAAAGTCTTAGAGCCCAACGCGTCTCGATTGGGTTTGGGAGAAGGTTTAGGAGTTCTGCAGAGTCTGGGCCCTTCCATCACAGCTGAGTTAGTAGGGCTGGTGCGCGGGGCACGAGGCAAGAAGAAACCCTTAGAGATTCCAGGAAGGTGATGGTCCTCTATACAAATGGTAAGAGAATATGGAACTAAGCAGAAGTCAGAGACCAGAGTTAAAGTCTGAAACCCGGTAGATGATGTTTAGGTGAAAGGTGACATCTCAGACAACCtaagggggagggtgggtgggaaagggGACTGGAAAGGACCTAGGGCCCCATCTCTCCTCCTCCCGGCTTCTGGCATTTATTCCCTGACCCTAGCAACCAGGTCTTTATTCTGTCACCGCACCATCGTGGCCTATCCCCAGCTTCTGTTTCCTTTGTGTCACAATTGAAGTTCTTAATTCCCTCCCCAGTGACTCATGTATCAGAACCACCCTTGAGCTAACCCTACTCCTCACTCCAGAGAGATCTCTAGGATCTTATTCATCTGATTCAAACTGCATTTAGTGACTCTCCTACCTCATCCCCACCACCCACAACCACCACCTTAACCGCAGTGTGCTTCCCTACCACCTGCGTGCATGGCTGAGAGAGTCCTGCCTGGTGAGATCTCCCCATGCCTTCGGAGCCCCTGGAGCCCTTACGGCTCCGCTCAAGCAGAGATGCCCCCACAGAGAACATTATCCTTACAAAACAGACCCCCACGGTGCTGCGTTTATTTTTTGTGATGATTTTAGGGAAAGGTCAGGAGTCAGTCCATTCAAAGATATTCTACCGCAGTAAGGAAAGAGCATTTGAACGGTTCTCGACAGCACACTTACAAATTGGGACTTTTCTTAGCTCCAAATTCAGGCATCCTCGGAGACAGGCTTAGCACGCTTGCCCCCGAGTCACATACATCAGGTgatataaaagtttttaatcgttACTTTTCAGAAGAACTTGTTAAAATGGCACAATTTAAGCATTTCAAATATCTAAGATCCTATAGTGGGTTATAGAAAAGTGTCTGAAGTGACCTTGAGAACATTAAGTTCAATCAAAGAACATTTATTCCTTAAGTGAGACTTTTTCTTGGCCTTCAAAATCTTACTCGGAAGGACTTTAGTAACTAGAAGTTTGCTTTCCATTTTGGGGGAAACTCATAATCtcgttttttttcccccttttatttttttagagggaaaaaaaaaattttttttccctttcacagTTACCAACTCACTTTGGCTGAAGTTTCCCTGAGCTCATGCTCGTCTTCCAGGCAGTGGGCTCAGAGCCATCGCCCTGTGACTGACACTCCACAGATACAGCATGTTGGTCCGTTTTCTACGTACAGGGGCACCTTCTCTAATTTACATGATGCTACCAGCGAGGCTACACTTGCCCTTACTCTTGTTTCCTCTCATAAGGTTTGAGTTTGGTTGGCATTTCCCCTTTGAATCAAGGCATCActtcagataattttttaatctccaggacaatgaaacttttttttttatttgattattaatTTCTAGCTGTATTGCATTGTAATCACAAAATATAATATTTCTGCCTTGTGAAATTCATATTTTCTCTTTGGCCTAATAGATTATCAATGCTCACATGTGTTTTATggatatttgaaaagaaaatatattctctgttgttttctttttgcatgCAGCTTTTTGCTACTCTTAGACATAAATCTGACATTATCattgtctttgatttttaagGAAACTGGTTCAAGATAGCTTAATCAAGATGCCAAAgaattcctttcctttcatcaAATAGGGACTTAAATATTTTCTACCTCCTTACACATATAATGAATTTCAAACATTTCtgttaattttattgaaatttgaGTTTAGTGTAGATGCTAATAGATATTCAGAGTGGTCCTCTTTTCCTTATTAACCCATATTTCCAGGAGATACCTATGGAAGTGAAACACATTTGATTGTCTTACCGTTGCTATCTAATAAGTTTCCCATAGCTTAATgactttcaaaaaagaaatgcaaaaagaagagcaaaatgcTGTTTCTAGTATTACCACAGAGGAAAGTTGTatagaatttttttctccaaatctaGTTTGCCTTAACAAAAAATACATCATATTAAAAAGTACATAATGTCAATATGCCTTATTTCTAGTCGTGTTAACCTTGGTCATTTTATTAAGTGATGTCTGTTAGATTTTTCCACTAAAAAGTTACTGTCTTTCCCTTTGTAATTAACAAAATGGGGGAAATATTCTGAGTCTATAAAGTTATCCTGTTTCTCCTCAAAATTTTGCCTATACAGTATAATTTTAGTGTACAGAGCTGGATCTTACCTGTAACAATTATTACAGTGGTGATCTAATGGtggtattttatttctcttattcctTTTATATTGATTGATTGGAATTGTTTTGTAAAGAAGAGCTGTCTCTTTTCCtgtattgattcatttattcaactaTGTGTTTATATAAGTATGGACTCATAGATACTTACTTTATTTGGGGAGTTATAATTAAATACTATCATTTGTTTTCTTGTTCAAATATgtatgaataattattttaatatagtgAAATTTTTGGTATAATTAGAATATTATGTTGTGTAATTGTTTTGATTGTCAAAtagggtgggtttttttgtttttgtttttaccagAGCATAATATCAACTAATGACTCTTCGAGGATTAGAGTTTTATGTACACAAGGGATTCTATGCAGGGTGTGATTTTAAACATAATGACCTGTGTGGTATTGCACTTGTGTGTAGCCAGTTTAGgaatacattttttgaaaatgtgaaaatttATTCAAATAAGCAAAATACAGATGTAGCTGGATAGTCTACTACCCTTTTACTCAGCATGTCCTCTTCTCTTTCACCACCAGGTGGTGCTGTGGGCTTTAAAATTATgcaaactttttttgtttgtttgttttaatactGAATTCTAGAATGGGTGGAATCATGAAGATAGTCTTATCCACACAATAGGGCACTATTGCAACTAATCCCTTACTAGCATGCTGTTCTCAGAATGTCCACAAGAGGGCACTATTGCAACTAATccacttatatacttatatgcatagcttatagacacgggcaatagggtagtgaagacttAGGGGGTaagtaggggctgggaggaggggggaatgaAGGaggatgggagatatctgtaatactaaccataaaaatattttttaaaatgaaaaacaaagggcACTGTTGCAACTAATCCCTTACTATGGTGCTATTCTAAAAATGACCACAAGAGGGCCCTATTGTAACTCCTCACCTACTAGAGTGCTGTTCTCAGAATGTCCACAAGAGGGCACCATTGTAACTAATTCCTTATTAAGGTGCTGTTCTCAGAAGGTCGCCTTATTTTCTTCAGAATTTGAGAGTGGAGATtctaagtgacttgcccaaagttacagCTAGTTATGAGGAGAGCTGGAATTAGAGTCCAAGCCTCCTGCCTTAACTTGTTAAACTTGCAGGGGAGGTGGGCTCTGCAGATCAGGAGGCTGTGGAGGAATTTTTCAGTATCTGCTAAGTGTTCTACAGGAAAAGGGTTATGTGGAAGAGCAGGTTTTCAAAGCTGCTGAGACCGGCTTGTTTCACAAGGACTCTGgcaaacaaacctacatataaTACAAATAGCATTTTGACCGACAAAAATGTGACCAGAGGTTCACAAGAATTGAACTTTaactttgtttctctctctctttccctctctcttccactctctctctaaaaaaaaaaataataataataataaatacataaataaataaaatcagtggaagaatatccttgggtgaggattaacaatatatagaatttttaaaaaagaatttaactgTATTTCCCTTAGAAGGAGTTCTGTCCTCTCTAATTCAGTGTTggtagaactttatttttttcaaagttataCCTTTAGcaacttcatttttctaaaatatgttatttcttttagaaagagaggaagggagggagagagagaaacattgatgggagagagagacattcatcagttgcctcctgcacatgcctactggggatcgagcctgcaacctgggcatgtgccctgacggggaattgaactggtgacctgttggttcatgggtcaatgctcaatcactgagccatactggttggGTTTGGTAGCAACTTATAAGTACTGCAAATAACCAGAATTGGCTGTATGTAGGAAAAATTTAACAAACAGTGTACTCTGCAAACTACAAAATATTATTGacagaaattaaagatttaaataaatagaaaaacatctCATGTTGATGGATTTGAAGGCTTGATATTGTTAAGATAACAAAACCCCAAATTTATCTAAAGATTCAAcacaatctctatcaaaatcccagctaCCTCTTTTGCAGGAATTGACAAgatgatcctaaaattcatatggaaattcaaGGGATCCACAATATCcagaataatctttttttttttttttaggcccaATAACGCCCTCTTTGGGGCATGCTCAGAACTGCACCCTAGTAAGGTATTAGATTCTATAGCCCCTGTTGCGTGCATTTTCAGAACAGCACCATAGTTAGGGACTAGGCTCAATAGCGCACTCTTTTGGGCATTCTCAGAACCGCACCCTAGTAAGGGATTAGGCTCAATAGTGCTCTCTTTTCATCTTTCAGAGAACAATACCGCAGTATTGGGTTAGGCTCAATAGTGCCCTCTTGTTGGGATTTAGAGAACAGCACCCTAGTAAGGGATTGACTCCACAGGGCCTTCTTGTGTCATTCAGAGAGCAGCACCCTGGTATGAGTTTAGCTTCAATAGTGCTTGCTTTTGGTCTTTCAGAGAGCAACCCCCCAGTATTGGATTAGGCTCAATACCACCCTCATAGCATCTGTACCATCATTATTCTGGACTCTATATCAGGTAGATTCCTTATCTCCATCTCATTTATCtgttctggagaattctcttgttcttttactTGGGgttaggggggtgggggcggggcatgTTTTCTTGTCtgctcattttggctgcctgtttggttTTGTGACTattattaggtagagctgctatgcctctcagtctctagtgGAGGAcattgtcaaatgctgtttctgactgaAGAGGTCAGGCAAATACTCATAGCCTCCAGAGACCAGCCTCTACCTGCAGGCTGATTGGATTAACTCTTAAGTAACCCTCGGGTAATGctcctcaggtgtggtgagaggttttccgatgggggggggggcagttgtttctgcctggaggctgattctcattctcattctcttaatgggcctcagaaactccacaccagcagttctcaacctgtgggtcgcgacccctttggcggtggaacgaccctttcacaggggtcgcctaagaccatcctgcatatcagatatttacattacgattcataacagtagcaacattacagttatgaagtagccacgaaaataattttatggttgggggtcacaacatgaggagctgtatttaaagggccagagggttgagaaccactgctccccaccatggggcaaggtgttttccaatagagCGGGACAACTGTCTCCCCTCAGGCAGGAACTGCCTGCGTAGCAAAGGTCCACCTGAGAAAGGTGACCTCCTCAATGTGAGGGGACGGCCGCACAGGAAGCCGTGGTGTTTGCTTTCTGAGCTCTGACCTCAGAGGTCTCAGCCCTGCTTCTGCTCACATAGCTCTAGTCCgctctgccctgcctccccaggagCACAGGTGGGTGACTGCGCACAAAGTTtggtgtgttggccctttaagagggtgcctgcgtttccagccatctctccctggcagacagcaaccctgctgcttttcacagccagatgttatgtgggcaacttcctcagttctggtgctctctgccgggcccagcttggggattagacaccagaattctcagtggcagaccccacagctgagatatcgcTCCCCAACGTCAGCTGCTCTCTGTGGGGTCTGTCAGCCCTTTTGCGCCTCTGCCCTAACTACACATCTCTGTGCAGTCTCCAGTTTCCATTCTTGGTTTATCGTGGTTCTCCGGCTAGACTTCAGTGGATTATTCGGGATGATTTTTTTGTAATTCAGTTGCAATTCTAGTTTGGTCCTGGGACCTtgtctgtgtagcatccacttactctgcagCCATTTTTAGTCTTCCTTCTTTGGGACATTCTGTGAACAGCACTCTTGTAAGTAATTATGCTCAATAGCACCGTCTTGTAGGCATTTGGAGAACAGCACCCTCGTGAGAAATTAGACTCCGTAGTGCCCTCTTGTGGGTATTGTAAGAACAGCCAGCCagaacaatcttgaaaaagaaaaagtaggaaGACTCACATCATCTTAAGTCTTACTCTAAAgatacagtaatcaagacagtgtggtattggtgaaagggtagacacatagaccaatggaacaaaacagagagctCAGAGATAGACCCACACAAATATAGTCAACTCATTTTTATCAAAGCTACAAAGGCAAgacaacaaatgatgctggataCATTGgacatccatatgcaaaaaaCAATAAATCTTAACACAACCTCACACCTTACAAAAAATTTAACTACAAATGGGTCTTATACTTAACTAtaaattacaaaagtaaaatttctagaagaaaacataggagaaaatctgtgtgaccttggacttgCTGATTTGTGTTTTGAGACAATACTATAAGCATaaaccattaaagaaaaaattgataaattggaatttctcaaaattaaaacCTTTCACTTGGTAAAGGACACTGTGAGGTGAATGAAATGACCAGCCACATATCACCTCTTCACGTAGTGATCACTTTGCGTGTGTGTGATGAGAGCACCTGCAATCTAGTCTCTTGCATGTTTTCGGTGTTCTATGTAGTAGTGTTAAGTATAATCATCACGCTGTACATCAGTCTCTGAACTTACTCACCCTGGTTTCCAGTTAGAATCACTGCTGGCCCGAGTAGACAAAGCAGTTTCTAACTCCTGGATACAGACAGTGTGTGAGGACCCTAGGATGCTCTGAAGACAGATTATCACGATGACATGCTATCAGCCAAACATTGTCATGCTTTTATGGTAATTAATAAGACTAAGGAGTATGTAATTACATTAAAAGAATTACAGAGTGATATATATAATCTTCCTTCACTATGATGTTTCTTGGTCATCAATTCTGccttgtttcttaattttttaaaaatatatttttattgatttgagagaggaagggagagggaaagagagatggaaacatcaatggtgagaaacaattattgattggctgcctcctgcacaccccctactgggcatagagcccacaacccgggcatgtgtccttgcgggaattgaacctgggaccctttagtcttcAGGTCgactctctagccactgagccaaaccagctagggcttttttctaaatttctaaagACAAGCTTCTATCTCTAAAGCAAAAAGGGCAAAGGAGGAAATCTATGCAAGAATAAAGTTAAGAAGAACACAAGTTGTTTGTGTCAGGGTGTTAGATTTCAGTTCTCTTGCTGGTCAGAATTAGCATCATGtccctttttcctcccttctctcctgtgGGCTCAGGATGCCAGACCTTTTCAGCCCCTGAAAGACCAAGCATTTCAGTGGCTGCATCACACTCCTTACACATGTTGAAAtgtctaaaaatgaaaaagagccTGGATCCTCACCATCCTCCAGCTGAGACCCCACCGCTCTTCTCTTTCCAAGCAAATGGTTGTACTCGGTTTCCATTTCCTCACTCCACTCACTCTTCAAACCACTAGAATCTGCCTTCTTGCCTCAGCGCTTCAAGAAGTTCCTCCAAGACCTCCTCGCCGAGAAATCCCAGCTTTACAGCTTCATTGACTAGTCCCCTCAGTTGCGTTTTACACTCTTGGCCATGGCAGACATCCAGACCCAGAACAAACTCTGAAGCCGGgcagcctgagttcaaatcccagcaggaccactgagccctgctgccTTGGCCACTTAGTTGCCTGATCtcacagagcctcagtttccccagctgttaCCTGGGGGTTGTGGCTGTACTGATCCACGAGGCAGCTTACTGTAAGCACCGAGCATAGCATCCTACACTCAGGAAGCATTCAATGAAGTGTGACTGACTTTTCCTTCCATAGCACCAGCCTCCCTAATTTTGTGCCTCACTCTGATGACTCAGTCTTTCTATGTGCATGGCTTTCAGATTCCCAGGAATACGCCTCAGTTTTCAAAGGCCCCTTTGAGTGTCTCATTCCCCAGTTATTTCATTTAAGTTTCTCACCTCAGGCAGCTGTAATATTGAACAATTGCTGCTAatagttattaaattttttaatgttttaatatatttttatttcagagaagaagggagagataaaaacatcaatgatgagagaatcactgatcggctgcctcctgcacgacccctactggggactgaactcacaacccaggcatgtgccctggatcggatttgaacctgggacccttcggtccacaggctgacgctctatccactgagccaaaccagctggggctctgctcacagttcTCCAAAAGGCCTTGGTGAGAGCGCTGTTTGCACACTGTGAGCTCGCAGTCAGGTGAAATAGAGGCCAGTCTCGAGCTTTTCAGGGAGCTTCCAGTGAGGTCAAACAGGGACAGACCCCCGCGCGGAGGCTTTTTAGGAACGCCAGGCCTGTCCACCCCTGCTGCTGGGTGCTGGCTTCCATAGCTATTAAAACGGTGAGGCTATTGCAGAactggggaaaggaggaggagagggggcaaGTTAAAGCACCACGAATCGTAGTCACCTTTCAGAGACTCAGtcatttcttcaataaatgctcTTTAGATTTTTATGAGCCtttggttaatttccaaaattctaaaaaagttgatttttgactttttttttttttaatgacagtgaTCTGACTGCTTCGTTTATCATCCCCTAAATGGTACCCACAGAGTTTAATTAACCAGCAATCTGGAAATCATCTttgactcctctctctctctctctcttcctccctcccccctcccttcttgcATCTAATCAAACACCAAATCGTAACCATCCACCTCCTAAGCCTCTCTCACACGTCTTTCTCCTCAACCCCACTCTCACGATCGAGGTCCCCTTACCAGCGTGTCTCCCCTTAACCCCTGCCTCTAATGGGTTCCTTTCCTCCCCCTCTATGTCCTTCGTTCCACTGCAGTCACAGGGATCATTGTAAGACGCAGAATAGTGGAGGGTAAGAGTTCAGGGGTGGGATTCCCTTTGACATGGGAGTTCTTTGTCAACTTTGCTATCACCAGCCCTGGGTCCTTGGACAAAGGACTTGCCcgctctgtgactcagtttcctcctccataaaaCTGAAATAACATTAGTTCCAAGCTCATAGGATATTCATGAGGATCAGGTGAGAAAATCCTAGTGAAGGGTTTACTACGTTGCTGACATGTAGTAGGGACTCTACGTGTGATAGTAACATATCAGGCTAAAGTTCCAACTCTTTAACACGACTTGTAATGCACAGTAGCCGTTGGCAGGGGGTTACCCTTCCAGCATCTTCTCTCATCACCTCCCCGCCTACCCTATCTTGGAGCCATTAGAAATTTCACTTCCTTGTATATGTGAGAATGTAGGATGTTCTTTCTGATTTCTCACCTCTGAGCACTCAGCGTTCAAACATGCTCTTCTTGCCTGAAACACCTGCTGTTCCCCAACGTCCCAGGTGTGCTTCTGGcgcagggcctttgcacgggCGACTCCTGCCTGGCGGCTTTCCTGAGTCTTCACacggcccaccccctcccctcaggTCTCTGCACAAATGCCATCCTCTGAGTGCAGCCTTCCTGGCCCCCAGGTGTGAAGTGGCACTCCCAggacccctcctcctctcctcagtCCTTTACACCTTACCCCTGCCTGGCATTGTCATGTCAATGTTTTATTCCTCATCTGTTTTCTCTGTCAGAATGTAAGCTCTACAGAGGCAAGAATTTTGTCTCATT
This is a stretch of genomic DNA from Myotis daubentonii chromosome 4, mMyoDau2.1, whole genome shotgun sequence. It encodes these proteins:
- the SPZ1 gene encoding spermatogenic leucine zipper protein 1, which codes for MEGPRLCRTPKPSPKPNRDALGSKTFIALLEIESLPPVSCTSHFSLSHSCHRETKQQATKKCEKLLKEIKEALQNMKCHEKKIAETKESSEETDIAEELSELKEKVRGLDKINKVLLKRLLFKEQSAKKQMMILENQSSDDSVQGLARDAVNPSEEGRAVNKTHLNKEKAESGSHHVQEENTKLKKNMEQLLQGAELWSVQHAELCELMKLYQKSQHNLRATGESYGIRFQTPLHSVFANYELEAQMRKLNHNTHSLHVITALLENECQILQHRVELLRELHRQKDAALHEKPIQVNCEQDREAGRCKQNMQGTEVTFQIRDRYYQNLDSCRNKKARNNRFNRCLAKALRRKKRPVSRLR